In one window of Temnothorax longispinosus isolate EJ_2023e chromosome 11, Tlon_JGU_v1, whole genome shotgun sequence DNA:
- the Nhe3 gene encoding sodium/hydrogen exchanger 7 isoform X1, whose amino-acid sequence MAANGGVRPLLLKVLCTFFLRLCNGAATDIKLDAKAQLLHRLDSLNLLLYTFLLILTVLTIWMFKHRRLRFLHETGLAVIYGLIIGAIIRYGFTTSSTILHMPVVPDNSSKYNQSVPPDTLWLRFPEDKGGGIVKNKTFAYSFRGEIYKEDNEIDLKATFDPEIFFNIILPPIIFHAGYSLKRRYFFRNLGAILMYALIGTSISAFVIGALMYGFVQLIPHLSTSFTFLDTLYFGALISPTDPLTIISIFNDLHVDVNLYALVFGESVLNDAVAIVLSGSIQNYAERYQSGSGGFETVAFFQAFGDFVEIFSLSLFIGATMGCITALLTKFTRVRDFPLLESALFVLMSYSTFLIAEATDLTGVVAVLFCGICQAHYTYNNLSPDSRQRTKQLFELLNFLAENFIFSYIGVSMFTFPKHHFDPGFIFAGFLCALLGRAANVYPLSFILNLARKPKISLNYQHMLFFAGLRGAMSFALAIRNTVSDARQAMLTTTSLIVILTVIFQGGATTQFLSWFNIPVGVDEEIEGLSHNGTRSSGGEGGYGDLDMRRGRSPPYNSMQDGSLPGGGSGSGGIGGTKPNEKALLARIWGDFDTKYMKPLLTHSRPTLLETLPVCCSPLARILTTTQQMTQDEVARKVDSDSDFCLEDREMERRRTSVQPVSFHQPNLNYTVNPCYQPNNSTTDVSTNPDEPYVILNLHRSWGP is encoded by the exons ATGGCGGCGAATGGTGGTGTACGTCCCCTGCTCCTTAAAGTTCTATGTACTTTTTTCTTGAGACTATGCAACGGCGCAGCGACGGACATTAAATTGGACGCCAAAGCACAGCTGTTGCACCGGCTCGACAGCCTCAATCTTCTGCTCTACAcgtttttattgatattaaccGTTTTAACGATATGGATGTTCAAGCACCGCCGCTTGAGGTTCCTCCATGAAACTGGTTTGGCTGTCATCTATG GTTTGATCATAGGAGCGATAATACGTTATGGGTTCACAACAAGCAGCACTATTCTGCATATGCCAGTGGTTCCGGATAATTCCAGCAAATATAATCAGTCTGTACCACCGGATACGTTGTGGTTACGTTTCCCAGAAGACAAAGGTGGCGGTATCGTAAAGAACAAAACGTTTGCGTACTCGTTTCGCGGCGAAATCTACAAGGAAGATAACGAAATTGATTTGAAG GCAACTTTCGatcctgaaatattttttaatatcatattaccTCCCATTATCTTCCATGCTGGTTACAGCTTGAAGCGT AGATACTTCTTCAGAAATCTGGGTGCGATTCTTATGTATGCTTTGATAGGAACCTCCATATCAGCTTTTGTTATTGG AGCTCTGATGTATGGTTTTGTACAACTGATACCACATCTCTCCACGTCATTTACGTTTCTGGATACTCTGTATTTCGGCGCATTGATATCCCCTACGGATCCTCTGACAATAATATCCATCTTTAATGATCTACATGTAGACGTTAATCTGTATGCTTTGGTGTTCGGCGAGAGTGTGCTAAACGATGCGGTCGCCATTGTACTTAGTGG ttCGATACAGAACTACGCGGAGCGGTACCAGTCAGGATCGGGCGGTTTCGAGACCGTGGCGTTCTTCCAGGCATTTGGAGACTTCGTTGAAATATTCAGTCTATCCCTTTTTATCGGTGCTACTATGGGGTGTATCACCGCGTTGTTGACCAAGTTCACCAGGGTGCGAGACTTTCCTCTGTTGGAGTCAGCGTTATTCGTCCTAATGTCCTACAGTACGTTTTTAATCGCCGAAGCTACCGATCTTACAG gCGTTGTTGCCGTTCTCTTCTGTGGAATATGCCAAGCTCATTACACGTACAACAATCTGAGCCCGGACTCGCGTCAGCGCACGAAACAGCTGTTCGAGCTGTTGAATTTCTTGGCCGAGAATTTCATTTTTAGTTACATCGGTGTCTCGATGTTCACCTTTCCGAAACATCATTTCGATCCTGGCTTTATCTTCGCAGGATTT TTGTGCGCGTTACTGGGTCGCGCGGCTAACGTTTATCCGttgtcttttatattaaatctggCGCGAAAGCCAAAGATATCATTGAACTATCAGCACATGCTGTTCTTCGCAGGATTGCGTGGTGCCATGAGCTTTGCTCTTGCCATCAGGAACACCGTATCGGACGCCAGACAAGCTATGCTGACCACGACTAGCTTGATTGTTATATTGACAGTTATTTTTCAAGGTGGCGCAACAACACAATTTTTAAGCTGGTTTAATATTCC AGTCGGAGTAGATGAGGAAATAGAAGGACTTTCTCATAATGGAACGCGCAGT TCTGGCGGCGAGGGTGGCTACGGTGATCTGGACATGCGTAGGGGAAGAAGTCCGCCG TATAATTCTATGCAGGACGGATCGTTGCCAGGCGGCGGCAGTGGCAGCGGTGGTATCGGTGGCACAAAGCCTAACGAGAAGGCGTTGCTCGCCAGAATTTGGGGCGATTTCGATACCAAATATATGAAGCCCTTGTTAACGCACTCCAGGCCTACGTTATTGGAAACGTTGCCGGTCTGTTGTAGTCCGCTAGCGAGAATTCTCACGACCACGCAACAGATGACGCAG GATGAGGTTGCAAGAAAAGTCGATTCGGATTCGGACTTCTGCTTGGAAGATCGCGAGATGGAGCGACGCAGGACCAGTGTTCAGCCGGTGAGTTTCCATCAGCCTAATCTCAATTACACTGTTAACCCGTGCTATCAGCCTAACAACAGCACCACAGACGTCAGCACTAATCCGGACGAGCCCTATGTAATTCTCAATTTACACAGAAG TTGGGGACCGTGA
- the Nhe3 gene encoding sodium/hydrogen exchanger 7 isoform X10: MAANGGVRPLLLKVLCTFFLRLCNGAATDIKLDAKAQLLHRLDSLNLLLYTFLLILTVLTIWMFKHRRLRFLHETGLAVIYGLIIGAIIRYGFTTSSTILHMPVVPDNSSKYNQSVPPDTLWLRFPEDKGGGIVKNKTFAYSFRGEIYKEDNEIDLKATFDPEIFFNIILPPIIFHAGYSLKRRYFFRNLGAILMYALIGTSISAFVIGALMYGFVQLIPHLSTSFTFLDTLYFGALISPTDPLTIISIFNDLHVDVNLYALVFGESVLNDAVAIVLSGSIQNYAERYQSGSGGFETVAFFQAFGDFVEIFSLSLFIGATMGCITALLTKFTRVRDFPLLESALFVLMSYSTFLIAEATDLTGVVAVLFCGICQAHYTYNNLSPDSRQRTKQLFELLNFLAENFIFSYIGVSMFTFPKHHFDPGFIFAGFLCALLGRAANVYPLSFILNLARKPKISLNYQHMLFFAGLRGAMSFALAIRNTVSDARQAMLTTTSLIVILTVIFQGGATTQFLSWFNIPVGVDEEIEGLSHNGTRSSGGEGGYGDLDMRRGRSPPYNSMQDGSLPGGGSGSGGIGGTKPNEKALLARIWGDFDTKYMKPLLTHSRPTLLETLPVCCSPLARILTTTQQMTQDEVARKVDSDSDFCLEDREMERRRTSVQPEV; the protein is encoded by the exons ATGGCGGCGAATGGTGGTGTACGTCCCCTGCTCCTTAAAGTTCTATGTACTTTTTTCTTGAGACTATGCAACGGCGCAGCGACGGACATTAAATTGGACGCCAAAGCACAGCTGTTGCACCGGCTCGACAGCCTCAATCTTCTGCTCTACAcgtttttattgatattaaccGTTTTAACGATATGGATGTTCAAGCACCGCCGCTTGAGGTTCCTCCATGAAACTGGTTTGGCTGTCATCTATG GTTTGATCATAGGAGCGATAATACGTTATGGGTTCACAACAAGCAGCACTATTCTGCATATGCCAGTGGTTCCGGATAATTCCAGCAAATATAATCAGTCTGTACCACCGGATACGTTGTGGTTACGTTTCCCAGAAGACAAAGGTGGCGGTATCGTAAAGAACAAAACGTTTGCGTACTCGTTTCGCGGCGAAATCTACAAGGAAGATAACGAAATTGATTTGAAG GCAACTTTCGatcctgaaatattttttaatatcatattaccTCCCATTATCTTCCATGCTGGTTACAGCTTGAAGCGT AGATACTTCTTCAGAAATCTGGGTGCGATTCTTATGTATGCTTTGATAGGAACCTCCATATCAGCTTTTGTTATTGG AGCTCTGATGTATGGTTTTGTACAACTGATACCACATCTCTCCACGTCATTTACGTTTCTGGATACTCTGTATTTCGGCGCATTGATATCCCCTACGGATCCTCTGACAATAATATCCATCTTTAATGATCTACATGTAGACGTTAATCTGTATGCTTTGGTGTTCGGCGAGAGTGTGCTAAACGATGCGGTCGCCATTGTACTTAGTGG ttCGATACAGAACTACGCGGAGCGGTACCAGTCAGGATCGGGCGGTTTCGAGACCGTGGCGTTCTTCCAGGCATTTGGAGACTTCGTTGAAATATTCAGTCTATCCCTTTTTATCGGTGCTACTATGGGGTGTATCACCGCGTTGTTGACCAAGTTCACCAGGGTGCGAGACTTTCCTCTGTTGGAGTCAGCGTTATTCGTCCTAATGTCCTACAGTACGTTTTTAATCGCCGAAGCTACCGATCTTACAG gCGTTGTTGCCGTTCTCTTCTGTGGAATATGCCAAGCTCATTACACGTACAACAATCTGAGCCCGGACTCGCGTCAGCGCACGAAACAGCTGTTCGAGCTGTTGAATTTCTTGGCCGAGAATTTCATTTTTAGTTACATCGGTGTCTCGATGTTCACCTTTCCGAAACATCATTTCGATCCTGGCTTTATCTTCGCAGGATTT TTGTGCGCGTTACTGGGTCGCGCGGCTAACGTTTATCCGttgtcttttatattaaatctggCGCGAAAGCCAAAGATATCATTGAACTATCAGCACATGCTGTTCTTCGCAGGATTGCGTGGTGCCATGAGCTTTGCTCTTGCCATCAGGAACACCGTATCGGACGCCAGACAAGCTATGCTGACCACGACTAGCTTGATTGTTATATTGACAGTTATTTTTCAAGGTGGCGCAACAACACAATTTTTAAGCTGGTTTAATATTCC AGTCGGAGTAGATGAGGAAATAGAAGGACTTTCTCATAATGGAACGCGCAGT TCTGGCGGCGAGGGTGGCTACGGTGATCTGGACATGCGTAGGGGAAGAAGTCCGCCG TATAATTCTATGCAGGACGGATCGTTGCCAGGCGGCGGCAGTGGCAGCGGTGGTATCGGTGGCACAAAGCCTAACGAGAAGGCGTTGCTCGCCAGAATTTGGGGCGATTTCGATACCAAATATATGAAGCCCTTGTTAACGCACTCCAGGCCTACGTTATTGGAAACGTTGCCGGTCTGTTGTAGTCCGCTAGCGAGAATTCTCACGACCACGCAACAGATGACGCAG GATGAGGTTGCAAGAAAAGTCGATTCGGATTCGGACTTCTGCTTGGAAGATCGCGAGATGGAGCGACGCAGGACCAGTGTTCAGCCG GAAGTCTGA
- the Nhe3 gene encoding sodium/hydrogen exchanger 7 isoform X2: MAANGGVRPLLLKVLCTFFLRLCNGAATDIKLDAKAQLLHRLDSLNLLLYTFLLILTVLTIWMFKHRRLRFLHETGLAVIYGLIIGAIIRYGFTTSSTILHMPVVPDNSSKYNQSVPPDTLWLRFPEDKGGGIVKNKTFAYSFRGEIYKEDNEIDLKATFDPEIFFNIILPPIIFHAGYSLKRRYFFRNLGAILMYALIGTSISAFVIGALMYGFVQLIPHLSTSFTFLDTLYFGALISPTDPLTIISIFNDLHVDVNLYALVFGESVLNDAVAIVLSGSIQNYAERYQSGSGGFETVAFFQAFGDFVEIFSLSLFIGATMGCITALLTKFTRVRDFPLLESALFVLMSYSTFLIAEATDLTGVVAVLFCGICQAHYTYNNLSPDSRQRTKQLFELLNFLAENFIFSYIGVSMFTFPKHHFDPGFIFAGFLCALLGRAANVYPLSFILNLARKPKISLNYQHMLFFAGLRGAMSFALAIRNTVSDARQAMLTTTSLIVILTVIFQGGATTQFLSWFNIPVGVDEEIEGLSHNGTRSSGGEGGYGDLDMRRGRSPPDGSLPGGGSGSGGIGGTKPNEKALLARIWGDFDTKYMKPLLTHSRPTLLETLPVCCSPLARILTTTQQMTQDEVARKVDSDSDFCLEDREMERRRTSVQPVSFHQPNLNYTVNPCYQPNNSTTDVSTNPDEPYVILNLHRSWGP; encoded by the exons ATGGCGGCGAATGGTGGTGTACGTCCCCTGCTCCTTAAAGTTCTATGTACTTTTTTCTTGAGACTATGCAACGGCGCAGCGACGGACATTAAATTGGACGCCAAAGCACAGCTGTTGCACCGGCTCGACAGCCTCAATCTTCTGCTCTACAcgtttttattgatattaaccGTTTTAACGATATGGATGTTCAAGCACCGCCGCTTGAGGTTCCTCCATGAAACTGGTTTGGCTGTCATCTATG GTTTGATCATAGGAGCGATAATACGTTATGGGTTCACAACAAGCAGCACTATTCTGCATATGCCAGTGGTTCCGGATAATTCCAGCAAATATAATCAGTCTGTACCACCGGATACGTTGTGGTTACGTTTCCCAGAAGACAAAGGTGGCGGTATCGTAAAGAACAAAACGTTTGCGTACTCGTTTCGCGGCGAAATCTACAAGGAAGATAACGAAATTGATTTGAAG GCAACTTTCGatcctgaaatattttttaatatcatattaccTCCCATTATCTTCCATGCTGGTTACAGCTTGAAGCGT AGATACTTCTTCAGAAATCTGGGTGCGATTCTTATGTATGCTTTGATAGGAACCTCCATATCAGCTTTTGTTATTGG AGCTCTGATGTATGGTTTTGTACAACTGATACCACATCTCTCCACGTCATTTACGTTTCTGGATACTCTGTATTTCGGCGCATTGATATCCCCTACGGATCCTCTGACAATAATATCCATCTTTAATGATCTACATGTAGACGTTAATCTGTATGCTTTGGTGTTCGGCGAGAGTGTGCTAAACGATGCGGTCGCCATTGTACTTAGTGG ttCGATACAGAACTACGCGGAGCGGTACCAGTCAGGATCGGGCGGTTTCGAGACCGTGGCGTTCTTCCAGGCATTTGGAGACTTCGTTGAAATATTCAGTCTATCCCTTTTTATCGGTGCTACTATGGGGTGTATCACCGCGTTGTTGACCAAGTTCACCAGGGTGCGAGACTTTCCTCTGTTGGAGTCAGCGTTATTCGTCCTAATGTCCTACAGTACGTTTTTAATCGCCGAAGCTACCGATCTTACAG gCGTTGTTGCCGTTCTCTTCTGTGGAATATGCCAAGCTCATTACACGTACAACAATCTGAGCCCGGACTCGCGTCAGCGCACGAAACAGCTGTTCGAGCTGTTGAATTTCTTGGCCGAGAATTTCATTTTTAGTTACATCGGTGTCTCGATGTTCACCTTTCCGAAACATCATTTCGATCCTGGCTTTATCTTCGCAGGATTT TTGTGCGCGTTACTGGGTCGCGCGGCTAACGTTTATCCGttgtcttttatattaaatctggCGCGAAAGCCAAAGATATCATTGAACTATCAGCACATGCTGTTCTTCGCAGGATTGCGTGGTGCCATGAGCTTTGCTCTTGCCATCAGGAACACCGTATCGGACGCCAGACAAGCTATGCTGACCACGACTAGCTTGATTGTTATATTGACAGTTATTTTTCAAGGTGGCGCAACAACACAATTTTTAAGCTGGTTTAATATTCC AGTCGGAGTAGATGAGGAAATAGAAGGACTTTCTCATAATGGAACGCGCAGT TCTGGCGGCGAGGGTGGCTACGGTGATCTGGACATGCGTAGGGGAAGAAGTCCGCCG GACGGATCGTTGCCAGGCGGCGGCAGTGGCAGCGGTGGTATCGGTGGCACAAAGCCTAACGAGAAGGCGTTGCTCGCCAGAATTTGGGGCGATTTCGATACCAAATATATGAAGCCCTTGTTAACGCACTCCAGGCCTACGTTATTGGAAACGTTGCCGGTCTGTTGTAGTCCGCTAGCGAGAATTCTCACGACCACGCAACAGATGACGCAG GATGAGGTTGCAAGAAAAGTCGATTCGGATTCGGACTTCTGCTTGGAAGATCGCGAGATGGAGCGACGCAGGACCAGTGTTCAGCCGGTGAGTTTCCATCAGCCTAATCTCAATTACACTGTTAACCCGTGCTATCAGCCTAACAACAGCACCACAGACGTCAGCACTAATCCGGACGAGCCCTATGTAATTCTCAATTTACACAGAAG TTGGGGACCGTGA
- the Nhe3 gene encoding sodium/hydrogen exchanger 6 isoform X6, translating into MAANGGVRPLLLKVLCTFFLRLCNGAATDIKLDAKAQLLHRLDSLNLLLYTFLLILTVLTIWMFKHRRLRFLHETGLAVIYGLIIGAIIRYGFTTSSTILHMPVVPDNSSKYNQSVPPDTLWLRFPEDKGGGIVKNKTFAYSFRGEIYKEDNEIDLKATFDPEIFFNIILPPIIFHAGYSLKRRYFFRNLGAILMYALIGTSISAFVIGALMYGFVQLIPHLSTSFTFLDTLYFGALISPTDPLTIISIFNDLHVDVNLYALVFGESVLNDAVAIVLSGSIQNYAERYQSGSGGFETVAFFQAFGDFVEIFSLSLFIGATMGCITALLTKFTRVRDFPLLESALFVLMSYSTFLIAEATDLTGVVAVLFCGICQAHYTYNNLSPDSRQRTKQLFELLNFLAENFIFSYIGVSMFTFPKHHFDPGFIFAGFLCALLGRAANVYPLSFILNLARKPKISLNYQHMLFFAGLRGAMSFALAIRNTVSDARQAMLTTTSLIVILTVIFQGGATTQFLSWFNIPVGVDEEIEGLSHNGTRSYNSMQDGSLPGGGSGSGGIGGTKPNEKALLARIWGDFDTKYMKPLLTHSRPTLLETLPVCCSPLARILTTTQQMTQDEVARKVDSDSDFCLEDREMERRRTSVQPVSFHQPNLNYTVNPCYQPNNSTTDVSTNPDEPYVILNLHRSWGP; encoded by the exons ATGGCGGCGAATGGTGGTGTACGTCCCCTGCTCCTTAAAGTTCTATGTACTTTTTTCTTGAGACTATGCAACGGCGCAGCGACGGACATTAAATTGGACGCCAAAGCACAGCTGTTGCACCGGCTCGACAGCCTCAATCTTCTGCTCTACAcgtttttattgatattaaccGTTTTAACGATATGGATGTTCAAGCACCGCCGCTTGAGGTTCCTCCATGAAACTGGTTTGGCTGTCATCTATG GTTTGATCATAGGAGCGATAATACGTTATGGGTTCACAACAAGCAGCACTATTCTGCATATGCCAGTGGTTCCGGATAATTCCAGCAAATATAATCAGTCTGTACCACCGGATACGTTGTGGTTACGTTTCCCAGAAGACAAAGGTGGCGGTATCGTAAAGAACAAAACGTTTGCGTACTCGTTTCGCGGCGAAATCTACAAGGAAGATAACGAAATTGATTTGAAG GCAACTTTCGatcctgaaatattttttaatatcatattaccTCCCATTATCTTCCATGCTGGTTACAGCTTGAAGCGT AGATACTTCTTCAGAAATCTGGGTGCGATTCTTATGTATGCTTTGATAGGAACCTCCATATCAGCTTTTGTTATTGG AGCTCTGATGTATGGTTTTGTACAACTGATACCACATCTCTCCACGTCATTTACGTTTCTGGATACTCTGTATTTCGGCGCATTGATATCCCCTACGGATCCTCTGACAATAATATCCATCTTTAATGATCTACATGTAGACGTTAATCTGTATGCTTTGGTGTTCGGCGAGAGTGTGCTAAACGATGCGGTCGCCATTGTACTTAGTGG ttCGATACAGAACTACGCGGAGCGGTACCAGTCAGGATCGGGCGGTTTCGAGACCGTGGCGTTCTTCCAGGCATTTGGAGACTTCGTTGAAATATTCAGTCTATCCCTTTTTATCGGTGCTACTATGGGGTGTATCACCGCGTTGTTGACCAAGTTCACCAGGGTGCGAGACTTTCCTCTGTTGGAGTCAGCGTTATTCGTCCTAATGTCCTACAGTACGTTTTTAATCGCCGAAGCTACCGATCTTACAG gCGTTGTTGCCGTTCTCTTCTGTGGAATATGCCAAGCTCATTACACGTACAACAATCTGAGCCCGGACTCGCGTCAGCGCACGAAACAGCTGTTCGAGCTGTTGAATTTCTTGGCCGAGAATTTCATTTTTAGTTACATCGGTGTCTCGATGTTCACCTTTCCGAAACATCATTTCGATCCTGGCTTTATCTTCGCAGGATTT TTGTGCGCGTTACTGGGTCGCGCGGCTAACGTTTATCCGttgtcttttatattaaatctggCGCGAAAGCCAAAGATATCATTGAACTATCAGCACATGCTGTTCTTCGCAGGATTGCGTGGTGCCATGAGCTTTGCTCTTGCCATCAGGAACACCGTATCGGACGCCAGACAAGCTATGCTGACCACGACTAGCTTGATTGTTATATTGACAGTTATTTTTCAAGGTGGCGCAACAACACAATTTTTAAGCTGGTTTAATATTCC AGTCGGAGTAGATGAGGAAATAGAAGGACTTTCTCATAATGGAACGCGCAGT TATAATTCTATGCAGGACGGATCGTTGCCAGGCGGCGGCAGTGGCAGCGGTGGTATCGGTGGCACAAAGCCTAACGAGAAGGCGTTGCTCGCCAGAATTTGGGGCGATTTCGATACCAAATATATGAAGCCCTTGTTAACGCACTCCAGGCCTACGTTATTGGAAACGTTGCCGGTCTGTTGTAGTCCGCTAGCGAGAATTCTCACGACCACGCAACAGATGACGCAG GATGAGGTTGCAAGAAAAGTCGATTCGGATTCGGACTTCTGCTTGGAAGATCGCGAGATGGAGCGACGCAGGACCAGTGTTCAGCCGGTGAGTTTCCATCAGCCTAATCTCAATTACACTGTTAACCCGTGCTATCAGCCTAACAACAGCACCACAGACGTCAGCACTAATCCGGACGAGCCCTATGTAATTCTCAATTTACACAGAAG TTGGGGACCGTGA
- the Nhe3 gene encoding sodium/hydrogen exchanger 6 isoform X7 gives MAANGGVRPLLLKVLCTFFLRLCNGAATDIKLDAKAQLLHRLDSLNLLLYTFLLILTVLTIWMFKHRRLRFLHETGLAVIYGLIIGAIIRYGFTTSSTILHMPVVPDNSSKYNQSVPPDTLWLRFPEDKGGGIVKNKTFAYSFRGEIYKEDNEIDLKATFDPEIFFNIILPPIIFHAGYSLKRRYFFRNLGAILMYALIGTSISAFVIGALMYGFVQLIPHLSTSFTFLDTLYFGALISPTDPLTIISIFNDLHVDVNLYALVFGESVLNDAVAIVLSGSIQNYAERYQSGSGGFETVAFFQAFGDFVEIFSLSLFIGATMGCITALLTKFTRVRDFPLLESALFVLMSYSTFLIAEATDLTGVVAVLFCGICQAHYTYNNLSPDSRQRTKQLFELLNFLAENFIFSYIGVSMFTFPKHHFDPGFIFAGFLCALLGRAANVYPLSFILNLARKPKISLNYQHMLFFAGLRGAMSFALAIRNTVSDARQAMLTTTSLIVILTVIFQGGATTQFLSWFNIPVGVDEEIEGLSHNGTRSDGSLPGGGSGSGGIGGTKPNEKALLARIWGDFDTKYMKPLLTHSRPTLLETLPVCCSPLARILTTTQQMTQDEVARKVDSDSDFCLEDREMERRRTSVQPVSFHQPNLNYTVNPCYQPNNSTTDVSTNPDEPYVILNLHRSWGP, from the exons ATGGCGGCGAATGGTGGTGTACGTCCCCTGCTCCTTAAAGTTCTATGTACTTTTTTCTTGAGACTATGCAACGGCGCAGCGACGGACATTAAATTGGACGCCAAAGCACAGCTGTTGCACCGGCTCGACAGCCTCAATCTTCTGCTCTACAcgtttttattgatattaaccGTTTTAACGATATGGATGTTCAAGCACCGCCGCTTGAGGTTCCTCCATGAAACTGGTTTGGCTGTCATCTATG GTTTGATCATAGGAGCGATAATACGTTATGGGTTCACAACAAGCAGCACTATTCTGCATATGCCAGTGGTTCCGGATAATTCCAGCAAATATAATCAGTCTGTACCACCGGATACGTTGTGGTTACGTTTCCCAGAAGACAAAGGTGGCGGTATCGTAAAGAACAAAACGTTTGCGTACTCGTTTCGCGGCGAAATCTACAAGGAAGATAACGAAATTGATTTGAAG GCAACTTTCGatcctgaaatattttttaatatcatattaccTCCCATTATCTTCCATGCTGGTTACAGCTTGAAGCGT AGATACTTCTTCAGAAATCTGGGTGCGATTCTTATGTATGCTTTGATAGGAACCTCCATATCAGCTTTTGTTATTGG AGCTCTGATGTATGGTTTTGTACAACTGATACCACATCTCTCCACGTCATTTACGTTTCTGGATACTCTGTATTTCGGCGCATTGATATCCCCTACGGATCCTCTGACAATAATATCCATCTTTAATGATCTACATGTAGACGTTAATCTGTATGCTTTGGTGTTCGGCGAGAGTGTGCTAAACGATGCGGTCGCCATTGTACTTAGTGG ttCGATACAGAACTACGCGGAGCGGTACCAGTCAGGATCGGGCGGTTTCGAGACCGTGGCGTTCTTCCAGGCATTTGGAGACTTCGTTGAAATATTCAGTCTATCCCTTTTTATCGGTGCTACTATGGGGTGTATCACCGCGTTGTTGACCAAGTTCACCAGGGTGCGAGACTTTCCTCTGTTGGAGTCAGCGTTATTCGTCCTAATGTCCTACAGTACGTTTTTAATCGCCGAAGCTACCGATCTTACAG gCGTTGTTGCCGTTCTCTTCTGTGGAATATGCCAAGCTCATTACACGTACAACAATCTGAGCCCGGACTCGCGTCAGCGCACGAAACAGCTGTTCGAGCTGTTGAATTTCTTGGCCGAGAATTTCATTTTTAGTTACATCGGTGTCTCGATGTTCACCTTTCCGAAACATCATTTCGATCCTGGCTTTATCTTCGCAGGATTT TTGTGCGCGTTACTGGGTCGCGCGGCTAACGTTTATCCGttgtcttttatattaaatctggCGCGAAAGCCAAAGATATCATTGAACTATCAGCACATGCTGTTCTTCGCAGGATTGCGTGGTGCCATGAGCTTTGCTCTTGCCATCAGGAACACCGTATCGGACGCCAGACAAGCTATGCTGACCACGACTAGCTTGATTGTTATATTGACAGTTATTTTTCAAGGTGGCGCAACAACACAATTTTTAAGCTGGTTTAATATTCC AGTCGGAGTAGATGAGGAAATAGAAGGACTTTCTCATAATGGAACGCGCAGT GACGGATCGTTGCCAGGCGGCGGCAGTGGCAGCGGTGGTATCGGTGGCACAAAGCCTAACGAGAAGGCGTTGCTCGCCAGAATTTGGGGCGATTTCGATACCAAATATATGAAGCCCTTGTTAACGCACTCCAGGCCTACGTTATTGGAAACGTTGCCGGTCTGTTGTAGTCCGCTAGCGAGAATTCTCACGACCACGCAACAGATGACGCAG GATGAGGTTGCAAGAAAAGTCGATTCGGATTCGGACTTCTGCTTGGAAGATCGCGAGATGGAGCGACGCAGGACCAGTGTTCAGCCGGTGAGTTTCCATCAGCCTAATCTCAATTACACTGTTAACCCGTGCTATCAGCCTAACAACAGCACCACAGACGTCAGCACTAATCCGGACGAGCCCTATGTAATTCTCAATTTACACAGAAG TTGGGGACCGTGA